From Hymenobacter sediminicola:
GCACCAGCGTAGCTGGCACTTTGCCCGGCCGGAACCCTTTGATCTGCGCCTTTTTGCTGTATCCCTTCAGTTTGGCATCCACAGCAGGAGCGTAGTCTGCCTCTGTGAGGTTTACTGTCAGGATGGCATTCAGCTGGTCGTCTTTCTTGTCGAGGGTAATGTCCAAAACGAGGGGTCGGTTAAGGGTACTACGTGTTGTAAACAGCGGGCTAGCCCGGTTAAAAAGAAACCCCCAACGGGTGGGTTGAGGGTTGAGAAGCGGTTTTTAGAGTAAAAACCTAAACTATTGTGCGGATGGAGGGACTCGAACCCACACGCCTTGCGGCACCAGATCCTAAGTCTGGCACGTCTACCAATTTCGCCACATCCGCGTCCTGAGGCCAACTGCCTTGGGGGCGCAAAGCTACAGAAGCCAACCGGAAATTCCAATGCAGAATTTACTTTACCTGTGTTGCTGGTACTCATGCTGCGCACCTTATGGGCCACAGGCTTGTTATATGAGTGAAAACCGGCAAATTCTCTTGCGTACTGGTCCAAGCTGGTACCTGATGCCGTACTTTAGCACTTATTGACTCTGGCGCCCTGGCGCCGCCCGTGTAGCATGGCCACCCTTATCGACCCCGAAGTAGAGCGCCAGGAAATCCTGCGTCACTACCGCCGCCTCCTCCGCACCGCCAAACCGTACCTCAAAGCCGGCGACGCCAAGCTGATTAAAAAAGCCTTCAATACTTCTCTGGAGGCGCACAAAGAAATGCGCCGCAAGTCCGGTGAGCCCTACATACTGCACCCGCTGGCAGTGGCCCAGATTGTGGTAGAGGAAATAGGACTGGGTACCACCAGCATTGTGGCGGCGCTGCTGCACGACGTGGTGGAAGACACACCTTGGGAAATTGCTGATGTAGAGCGGGAGTTCGGGACAAAGGTCGCCCGCATTGTGGATGGCCTGACCAAGATTTCGGGCGTTTTCGAATACGGCACTTCGGAGCAGGCCGAAAACTTCCGCAAGATGTTGCTCACACTGTCGGAAGATGTGCGCGTCATCCTCATCAAGCTCGCCGACCGCCTGCACAACATGCGGACTCTCGACTCGATGCCGCGCCACAAGCAGCTCAAGATTTCCTCCGAAACCATCTATCTCTACGCACCCCTAGCCCACCGCCTCGGCCTCTATGCCATCAAGACGGAGCTGGAAGACCTGCATCTGAAATACACTGACACGGAGGTGTACAATGAACTGGTAAACCGGGTGCGCCAGAGCCGCAGTGCCCGCAACCGGTTCATTAAGGAGTTTGTGCAGCCGATTGATGAAGAATTGACGGCTCAAGGCTTCTCATTCGAAATCAAAGGCCGGCCCAAAAGCATCTACTCCATCCTCAAAAAGATGCGTAAGCAGAACATCACCTTCGATGAGGTGTACGATTTGTTTGCCATCCGCGTGATTTTGGATGTGCCACAAGAGCAGGAAAAAGCCGCTTGCTGGCAGGTGTACAGCATCGTAACGGACTTCTACCAGCCCAACCCCGACCGGCTGCGCGATTGGGTGAGCACGCCCAAAGCCAACGGCTACGAAAGCCTTCATACTACTGTTATGAGCCGTTCCGGTCAGTGGGTGGAAGTGCAGATCCGTAGCCGCCGCATGGATGATATTGCTGAGAAAGGCTATGCGGCCCACTGGAAATACAAGGACACCGGTGTGCCGCAGCCTGAGTCGACGCTGGAGGCCTGGATCAATAAGGTGCGCGAGATGCTCGAAACCAACAATTCCAGCGCCCTGGAATTCATGGACGAGTTCCGTCAGAACCTTTTTGTGAAGGAAGTCTATGCCTTTACGCCCAAAGGCAAACTCATTATCCTGCCGGACAAGGCTACGGCACTTGACTTTGCTTTCGACATTCATACCCACATTGGGCTCCAGTGCTTGGGCGCCAAAGTAAACCAGAAGTTACAGCCGCTCAGCTACCAGCTGCGTAATGGCGACCAGGTCGAAATTCTGACTTCGCAGCGCCAAAAGCCTACCGAAGAGTGGCTGCAGTATGTTATTACGTCTAAGGCCCGCTCCAAAATCAAGGACTGGCTCCGCGACGATAAGCGCGCCAAAGCCGAAGACGGCCGTTTCCTTGTGGAAAAGCGCTTGGAACTGCTGGGAATAGAGTTTACGCCCGAAACCCTCAACCGACTGCTGGCTCATTTCAATACCTATAGCACGCAGGAGTTCTTTTACCGCGTGGCTATTGGGCAGGTTGATGGCCGGGAGATTAAAACTGAGTTGTTCGACCCCAATATCGAAGTGCTCCGCCTACCTTCTATGCTGGAGCCCAAGGCTTTCGACCATGAGGTGCAAAAAGTGCGCGGCGTAAATGCCAATATGCTCGTCATCGGAGAGCGAACTGACAAGTTCGATTACACCATTGCGCCCTGCTGTAACCCCATTCCCGGCGATGATGTGTTTGGGTTTGAAACCGAAGATGGCATCGTTATCCATCGTACGTCCTGTCCCAAGGCTGTGCAGATGATGTCCAACTACGGCAACCGCATCGTGCGCGCCAAATGGACCGATCAGTTGGAACTGGCATTCCTAGCAGGTATTCGCATTAAGGGCTCCGATAGGGTAGGGCTGGTAAATGATGTCACGCGCATTATCAGCAACAGCCTCAAGGTAAATATGCGCTCCATCACCATCGATTCTGATGATGGCATGTTTGAAGGTCAGATTATGGTGTTCGTCAACGACACCAACCATCTGACCAAGTTGATTCAGCGTCTCGCACGTGTAAATGGAGTGTTGCAAGTAGAGCGTTTCGATACGTGAGTTATAAAGAGCTTTAAAATAGATGCTCAGTATAAAATAGCACATAAAAACACTGCTTATACTCGCTATACAGCCGGTCTAGGTGTCTTCTGATTGTTATCTAGTAACTTTGCACCACTCCTTATATATAAGGTTGCCTAAAATGCCCGATAAAGAAAAGTATGAGGAGGTAAAGAAGATTTTTACCGCTTACCTCGAAAATAAAGGCCTGCGCAAGACATCAGAGCGCTATGCCATTCTGGAAGAAATCTACTCCCGTACCGGCCACTTCGACGTGGAAGAGCTTTATGCTGGTATGAAGGAGCAGGGGTTGCAGGTCAGCCGGGCTACGGTGTACAACACCCTCGACCTGCTGGTGGAGCATGGCCTTGTTAGCAAACACCAGTTCGGCCGCAATCTTGCGCAGTATGAGAAATCGTATGGCTACCGGCAGCACGACCATGTCATTTGCACCGAATGCCACAAGGTGGTTGAATTCTGCGACCCGCGTATCCACGGCATCCAGACGATGGTCGGGGAGTTACTCAACTTCCATATCTTGCATCACTCTTTGAACCTTTACGGCGTATGCGGCGACTGCCGTGCTAAAGCCGCTGCCCGTTCCTTAGCTGAATGAAAACCGAATCTACCGTCCAGGACGGCATCCTCTTCGTGCGCCTCTCCGGCGACCTAATCGGCAGCCCCGATACCCAGCAACTTCTGCAATCCGTTGATCAGCACTTGGGCGAGGACGTCCGTCATTGTGCCGTCGATCTGTCCGGCATCCGCTACATCAATAGCACCGGTATCGGCGTGCTAGTGTCATTGCTGACTAAGTTTCGCAGTCGTGGTGGCGAACTGGTACTCATAAACCCAGCCGACCATCCACGGAAGATGCTCGCCCTGACTAAGCTGAACGCTATATTTTCCATTGCAGACGATGAACAGTCGGCTGCCCAACAGTTGAAAGCCGCAAACTAATGCCCGTTGACGTACTAGTAGGATTGCAGTGGGGGGATGAAGGCAAAGGCAAAATTGTCGATGTGCTGGCCCCCACCTACGATGTAGTAGCCCGCTTCCAGGGTGGCCCCAATGCCGGTCACACCCTCACTTTCGATGGTATCAAGCACGTGTTGCACCAGGTACCATCCGGAATTTTCCACCCCCATATCATCAATGTAGTCGGCAATGGCGTCGTACTCGACCCGGTTGTATTTCGCCAGGAACTACAGAAACTCACCGACCGAGGCATTGACTGGGGCAAGAATCTCTACATATCGCGCAAAGCCCAACTGATTCTGCCTTCGCACCGAGCCCTCGACCGGATCAATGAAGAGGCGCGCGGCGGCAGCAAAATTGGCTCCACTCTGAAAGGAATTGGGCCCACGTATCAAGACAAAATTGGCCGTACTGGTCTCCGTGTCGGTGATATTCTGCTTCCCGACTTCCAGCAGCGCTACCAGGAGGCGGTATCCCGTCATGCTGCTCTTGCTGAATTCCACGGTCGCGGCCTCGAAATTGAAGAATTCGAGGCCGATTTCTTTTCTGCCGTAGAATTTCTGCGCACTCTCAAGCTCACCGACACAGAGTATCTGCTGAATGATCTGTTGAAACAGGGCAAGAATATCTTGGCGGAAGGCGCTCAGGGCTCCATGCTGGATATTGATTTCGGTACATATCCGTACGTCACGTCCTCCAGCACCATCGTAGCCGGCGCCTGCACCGGTTTAGGCATCGCGCCGCAGCATATAAAGAAGGTGTATGGCATTAGCAAAGCCTACTGCACGCGTGTGGGCAGTGGCCCATTCCCAACTGAGCTACACGACGAAGTAGGGGAGCAGATCCGGCAGGCCGGCCGCGAGTTTGGCTCTACCACAGGCCGACCCCGCCGTTGCGGTTGGATTGATCTGCCAGCGCTTCGCTACAGCATCATGCTCAACGGCGTCACCGAGATTCATCTGATGAAGGCCGATGTACTCGATGAGTTCGACGAAATCCGCGTCTGCACCCATTACCAGTTCCCCGACGGTCAGCAGACTGACCAGCTTCCTGATCATGGTGACCTGGAAAACATGCAGCCAGTATATGTCAGCCTCCCGGGCTGGAAAACCACGCTACAAACCATATCAGACCCAACAGCACTTCCGCAAGCCCTCGTTACTTATGTGGAGTATCTGGAGCGCTACTTGTCCGTTCCAGTTAGTATCGTAAGTGTCGGTCCTGACCGTAAGAGTACTTTACATTTGAAGTAGAAGTTTAGTAAGCAACAAAGCCGGCCAGTCTTATACAGACTGGCCGGCTTTGTTGCTTACTACATATAGGGAGTGGAAGACTTCTAATAGTCAGAGCAATACATAATGCTTTGACTGCTTAAAGGGAAAAAATGCCAACAGTTCTTGCATTTTTAAGATCCGTAGCGCACCTTTGCACTCCCAAATCGGAAGGATATGGGGTACGGCAAAGCAAAAGTGGAAATAAGTACAACCTTATTCCTTTGCCACTCACTTCGACCAGAAGCTTCCCATAAAGCGAAAAAACTTTTGCTTTGTCCTTGCAAACGAAGAAAAGAAGCTGTTACCTTTGCAGCCCGCTTCAACCGGAGGCGGCAATGAGTTCTGGGAAAAGCCCTAAAACGTTTTTCTGACAGGATTTGGAAAGTCAGAAAAGGGAGTTACCTTTGCAGCCCGCCGCGCCTCGACCGAGAGGCGGAGCGGACAGGCCAAGAAAAAAAGAACATTTTTTTCTTGGTCGTAGCAAAAACGGTGTTACCTTTGCACCCCGCTTCGATCGGAAGCCGGCACACCGACTCACAAGTAGAGTCACTACGTTGTTTC
This genomic window contains:
- a CDS encoding STAS domain-containing protein, whose translation is MKTESTVQDGILFVRLSGDLIGSPDTQQLLQSVDQHLGEDVRHCAVDLSGIRYINSTGIGVLVSLLTKFRSRGGELVLINPADHPRKMLALTKLNAIFSIADDEQSAAQQLKAAN
- a CDS encoding adenylosuccinate synthase, producing the protein MPVDVLVGLQWGDEGKGKIVDVLAPTYDVVARFQGGPNAGHTLTFDGIKHVLHQVPSGIFHPHIINVVGNGVVLDPVVFRQELQKLTDRGIDWGKNLYISRKAQLILPSHRALDRINEEARGGSKIGSTLKGIGPTYQDKIGRTGLRVGDILLPDFQQRYQEAVSRHAALAEFHGRGLEIEEFEADFFSAVEFLRTLKLTDTEYLLNDLLKQGKNILAEGAQGSMLDIDFGTYPYVTSSSTIVAGACTGLGIAPQHIKKVYGISKAYCTRVGSGPFPTELHDEVGEQIRQAGREFGSTTGRPRRCGWIDLPALRYSIMLNGVTEIHLMKADVLDEFDEIRVCTHYQFPDGQQTDQLPDHGDLENMQPVYVSLPGWKTTLQTISDPTALPQALVTYVEYLERYLSVPVSIVSVGPDRKSTLHLK
- a CDS encoding RelA/SpoT family protein, encoding MATLIDPEVERQEILRHYRRLLRTAKPYLKAGDAKLIKKAFNTSLEAHKEMRRKSGEPYILHPLAVAQIVVEEIGLGTTSIVAALLHDVVEDTPWEIADVEREFGTKVARIVDGLTKISGVFEYGTSEQAENFRKMLLTLSEDVRVILIKLADRLHNMRTLDSMPRHKQLKISSETIYLYAPLAHRLGLYAIKTELEDLHLKYTDTEVYNELVNRVRQSRSARNRFIKEFVQPIDEELTAQGFSFEIKGRPKSIYSILKKMRKQNITFDEVYDLFAIRVILDVPQEQEKAACWQVYSIVTDFYQPNPDRLRDWVSTPKANGYESLHTTVMSRSGQWVEVQIRSRRMDDIAEKGYAAHWKYKDTGVPQPESTLEAWINKVREMLETNNSSALEFMDEFRQNLFVKEVYAFTPKGKLIILPDKATALDFAFDIHTHIGLQCLGAKVNQKLQPLSYQLRNGDQVEILTSQRQKPTEEWLQYVITSKARSKIKDWLRDDKRAKAEDGRFLVEKRLELLGIEFTPETLNRLLAHFNTYSTQEFFYRVAIGQVDGREIKTELFDPNIEVLRLPSMLEPKAFDHEVQKVRGVNANMLVIGERTDKFDYTIAPCCNPIPGDDVFGFETEDGIVIHRTSCPKAVQMMSNYGNRIVRAKWTDQLELAFLAGIRIKGSDRVGLVNDVTRIISNSLKVNMRSITIDSDDGMFEGQIMVFVNDTNHLTKLIQRLARVNGVLQVERFDT
- a CDS encoding Fur family transcriptional regulator: MPDKEKYEEVKKIFTAYLENKGLRKTSERYAILEEIYSRTGHFDVEELYAGMKEQGLQVSRATVYNTLDLLVEHGLVSKHQFGRNLAQYEKSYGYRQHDHVICTECHKVVEFCDPRIHGIQTMVGELLNFHILHHSLNLYGVCGDCRAKAAARSLAE